One stretch of Caldinitratiruptor microaerophilus DNA includes these proteins:
- the recN gene encoding DNA repair protein RecN: MEIAIEQFALIDRVRLQFGPGLNVLTGETGAGKSIILDALAASLGGRTPADVVRAGEERAVIEAVLDLSGQPDRVRAALDLGIDIAEDGLLVIHREVARQGRGRILLNGRSVTGAMLRQVGEGAADLHGQHEHQSLLQPHRHLELLDQYGGMLLRSQGHALEVLDRYGGDPLLALRERVAEVHARLQALRAERASLAGDARERARRLDLLHYQKEELDRARLRPGEEEEVEAELRVLAAAGRLRAAAEEAYALLYEGTRGQESAADLLGRVLGLVDEMARTDPAAGAARELLEAASVHVREASRFLADYRERVEDDPARQAALERRLEELAALRRKYGNTVEEMLRYREEVAAEIERLGAAEARAARLDQEIAALGREAEELASRLSEARREAAAALSAQVAREVADLGMPHARFEVAVEPPARRSWEEVGPRGWDRVEFLFSPNPGEPLRPLAKIVSGGEMSRIMLALKVILARVDGVPTLVFDEVDTGLSGRTAQAVAEKLARIAQSRQVLCVTHLPQVAAMADVHFAIRKETDGDRTVTRVERLDEEGRVQEIARMIGGAEVTRLTLENARELIRSAAAWRQALGRGNTSDLAGR; this comes from the coding sequence GTGGAGATCGCGATCGAGCAGTTTGCCCTCATCGACCGGGTCCGGCTCCAGTTCGGGCCGGGCCTCAACGTGCTCACGGGCGAGACCGGGGCCGGGAAGTCGATCATCCTCGACGCGCTGGCCGCCTCCCTCGGCGGCCGCACCCCCGCGGACGTGGTGCGGGCGGGCGAGGAGCGGGCCGTCATCGAGGCCGTGCTGGACCTCTCGGGCCAGCCCGACCGGGTTCGGGCCGCCCTTGACCTCGGGATCGACATCGCCGAGGACGGCCTCCTCGTCATCCACCGGGAGGTCGCCCGGCAGGGGAGAGGGCGGATCCTCCTCAACGGCCGCTCCGTGACCGGCGCCATGCTGCGCCAGGTGGGCGAGGGCGCAGCCGACCTGCACGGCCAGCACGAGCACCAGTCCCTCCTGCAGCCGCACCGCCACCTCGAGCTGCTCGACCAGTACGGCGGCATGCTGCTGCGCAGCCAGGGCCACGCGCTCGAGGTGCTCGACCGTTACGGCGGCGACCCCCTGCTCGCGCTGCGGGAGCGCGTCGCGGAGGTGCACGCTCGCCTGCAGGCGCTCCGGGCCGAGCGGGCTTCCCTGGCCGGGGACGCCCGGGAGCGGGCGCGCCGCCTCGACCTCCTGCACTATCAAAAGGAGGAACTGGACCGGGCCCGGCTGCGGCCCGGTGAGGAGGAGGAAGTCGAGGCGGAGCTCCGGGTCCTCGCCGCCGCCGGTCGGCTCCGCGCCGCGGCCGAGGAAGCCTACGCCCTCCTGTACGAGGGAACCCGCGGGCAGGAGTCGGCGGCCGACCTCCTCGGCCGGGTCCTGGGCCTCGTGGACGAGATGGCCCGCACCGACCCGGCAGCGGGCGCGGCGCGCGAGCTCCTCGAGGCCGCCTCGGTGCATGTGCGCGAGGCCAGCCGCTTCCTCGCCGACTACCGGGAGCGCGTCGAGGACGACCCCGCCCGCCAGGCGGCGCTGGAACGCCGGCTGGAGGAGCTGGCCGCCCTCCGGCGCAAGTACGGCAACACGGTTGAAGAGATGCTGCGGTACCGCGAGGAGGTGGCAGCGGAGATCGAGCGGCTCGGGGCCGCGGAGGCGCGCGCCGCCCGGCTCGACCAGGAGATCGCCGCCCTCGGCCGGGAGGCGGAGGAACTGGCATCCCGGCTGAGCGAGGCCCGCCGGGAGGCCGCTGCCGCCCTGTCGGCGCAGGTCGCCCGCGAGGTGGCCGACCTGGGCATGCCCCACGCCCGATTCGAGGTCGCGGTGGAGCCGCCCGCCCGGCGGTCGTGGGAGGAGGTCGGACCGCGGGGCTGGGACCGGGTGGAGTTCCTCTTCAGCCCGAACCCCGGCGAGCCCCTCCGGCCGCTGGCGAAGATCGTCTCGGGGGGCGAGATGAGCCGGATCATGCTCGCCCTCAAGGTGATCCTCGCCCGGGTCGACGGCGTGCCCACCCTGGTCTTCGACGAGGTGGACACCGGGCTCAGCGGCCGCACGGCCCAGGCGGTGGCGGAGAAGCTCGCCCGGATCGCCCAGAGCCGCCAGGTCCTCTGCGTCACCCACCTGCCCCAGGTGGCCGCGATGGCCGACGTGCACTTCGCGATCCGCAAGGAGACGGACGGCGACCGGACGGTCACCCGCGTCGAGCGACTCGACGAGGAGGGCCGGGTGCAGGAGATCGCCCGGATGATCGGCGGGGCGGAGGTCACCCGGCTCACCCTGGAGAACGCCCGCGAGCTCATCCGGTCGGCGGCGGCGTGGCGGCAGGCGCTGGGGCGCGGCAACACCTCCGACCTGGCGGGCCGCTAG
- a CDS encoding glutamate synthase-related protein, whose translation MNPRRVEEYLRNWEHDACALLAVVHKDGEATRGLVDEALEALVAMAHRSGDVDGEGDGCGIQTDIPRALWARVLAEAGQPSERAFDPRFAVGHFLIPRPEVYWARALKEQVLRRLGADGATVLVERSAPVDPSALGPQGRLDEPEFWQVAVLVPEGTNAEAQLFRWTLAIEEETPVHVVSFSTETAVYKVRGGPQTLRQYFGDLGDPNFATRAVIGHNRYSTNTSTAFERVQPFHLLGHNGEINTIRQLREQTEMLGIPLTRGGSDSQDLDRLLMGLLHVYGLTLAEAMEMVFPPVIGEIKLLRPELQDLYMYLRQAWGPFAQGPAAVVARAGAEVVASVDAMGLRPLWLVETEDTLLLSSEPGVVPFGRIVRDPKPLAPGEKVLVVLAPEGPVEVVPHHRMQDLVLERMHRRVRTPSGWRRFIEVGGPPGYFPLVPVPDAPAAPPPSEALLAAMGWSQEDHQLIREMAAKGSEPIGSLGYDGPLACLSEERQNLADFFKETVAVVTNPAIDREREIEHFSTRVVLGARPPFAIRNRADEALVHRTRVELRLPVLLGGHTGQAPVDRATYRELARAHGTYVFEDLLLEWDPVYGAPRDPGVVRILPTSFRPTESLAQALARLGRQAVSAVLEGAELLVLDDTECFRDENLWIDPHLAVSTVDLALKRHPVQEGQTNFRRRVSIVLRSGAIRNLHDLVMAIGLGADAVNPYLLLEVAAQSDPRAGIDNILSALHKGLEKVISTLGIHELRGYARLFSSIGLKPEVAKYFDTVNYCGSEHGGLGLARLKADAAERYAIANGLVPGARMARTFRIWPRLWKALGDVAAGRSPYRAYAQKLQAIERETPVSLRHLLDLREQRPVDPAQVDTTIEDYAYPITISGMSFGSQGEVAFRAYAEAAKRLDIVCMNGEGGEIPDMVGRYFKWRGQQVASGRFGVHARMLAGSRFMEIKIGQGAKPGEGGHLPGKKVTEKVARARNAVPGIDLISPSNNHDIYSIEDLAQIVEELHTVNPRGKVVVKVPVVPGIGTIAVGIAKSGADVIALCGYDGGTGAARKHALRHAGLPIEIGVREAHLALTAAGVRGRVEIWADSGMKSGLDVVKLILLGANRVGFGTLAMVAAGCTACRGCHLDTCHVGIATQIESVEEARERGLKHFVPREFETAVQHLVTVLGAIGEEVRELTARLGFQRTQDMVGRAELLQQVRGLGQADLRELTMPTPLPLELQPDRTRGPVRRVTNPLAVEIAALAHVHAGSPGAPARSQWSGVTARDRILGTALAGELARGMLAVEDGAAPPVDGAPAGAELGPKAEILLEEGSLAGHGLGAFNLDGMRLVVRGGAQDGVGKGMLGGEVIVLKGANRHGKLVGGSVGKSFAYGAQGGLLIVQGDADARCGIRLSGADVIIGGRLRGPIDDSLGLLAERANLKGFAFEYMTRGRAVVLGDPGPWLCSGMTGGVVYVLLQPELGLDEAAIRRRLAKGARVNLAPPGSRGKKDLTELLGIYHQVLLDSGQSEEAAEVLQMMLDCERRFIAILPVTQQVDPSVATE comes from the coding sequence ATGAACCCGCGCCGTGTGGAGGAGTACCTGCGGAACTGGGAGCACGACGCCTGCGCGCTGCTCGCCGTGGTGCACAAGGACGGGGAAGCCACGCGCGGCCTGGTGGACGAGGCCCTGGAAGCGCTCGTGGCGATGGCGCACCGCTCGGGCGACGTCGACGGCGAGGGCGACGGGTGCGGGATCCAGACCGACATCCCGCGGGCGCTGTGGGCGCGGGTGCTGGCCGAGGCGGGGCAGCCGTCCGAGCGGGCCTTCGACCCGCGCTTCGCGGTCGGCCACTTCCTCATCCCGCGGCCCGAGGTGTACTGGGCCCGGGCCCTCAAGGAGCAGGTCCTGCGTCGCCTCGGCGCGGATGGCGCCACCGTCCTGGTCGAGCGCTCCGCTCCGGTCGACCCCTCCGCCCTCGGGCCGCAGGGGCGGCTTGACGAGCCCGAGTTCTGGCAGGTCGCCGTCCTCGTCCCGGAGGGGACCAACGCCGAGGCGCAGCTGTTCCGCTGGACCCTGGCCATCGAGGAGGAGACCCCGGTCCACGTCGTCTCCTTCTCGACGGAAACGGCGGTGTACAAGGTGCGGGGCGGCCCCCAGACGCTGCGCCAGTACTTCGGCGACCTGGGGGATCCGAACTTCGCCACCCGCGCGGTGATCGGCCACAACCGGTACTCGACGAACACGTCGACGGCCTTCGAGCGGGTGCAGCCCTTCCACCTGCTCGGCCACAACGGCGAGATCAACACGATCCGCCAGCTGCGCGAGCAGACCGAGATGCTCGGCATCCCGCTGACGCGGGGCGGCTCCGACTCGCAGGACCTGGACCGGCTCCTGATGGGGCTGCTGCACGTGTACGGCCTCACGCTGGCCGAGGCGATGGAGATGGTCTTCCCGCCCGTGATCGGGGAGATCAAGCTCCTGCGCCCGGAGCTGCAGGACCTCTACATGTACCTCCGGCAGGCGTGGGGCCCGTTCGCCCAGGGCCCGGCCGCCGTCGTGGCCCGGGCCGGGGCGGAGGTGGTGGCCTCGGTCGACGCGATGGGGCTCCGGCCGCTGTGGCTCGTGGAGACCGAGGACACGCTCCTCCTCTCGTCCGAACCGGGCGTGGTGCCCTTCGGACGGATCGTGCGCGACCCCAAGCCCCTCGCCCCGGGCGAGAAGGTCCTGGTGGTCCTGGCGCCCGAGGGGCCGGTGGAGGTCGTCCCCCACCACCGGATGCAGGACCTGGTCCTCGAGCGCATGCACCGGCGGGTGCGGACGCCCTCCGGCTGGCGGCGGTTCATCGAGGTGGGCGGCCCGCCCGGCTACTTCCCCCTGGTGCCGGTGCCCGACGCGCCGGCGGCGCCGCCGCCCTCCGAGGCGCTCCTGGCGGCGATGGGCTGGTCCCAGGAGGACCACCAGCTCATCCGGGAGATGGCCGCCAAGGGCTCGGAGCCCATCGGCTCGCTCGGCTACGACGGCCCCCTGGCCTGCCTGAGCGAGGAGCGCCAGAACCTGGCCGACTTCTTCAAGGAAACCGTCGCGGTGGTGACCAATCCGGCGATCGACCGGGAGCGGGAGATCGAGCACTTCTCCACCCGGGTGGTGCTGGGCGCGCGCCCGCCCTTCGCGATCCGCAACCGGGCCGACGAGGCGCTCGTCCACCGGACCCGGGTCGAGCTCCGCCTGCCGGTGCTCCTCGGCGGGCACACCGGCCAGGCGCCCGTCGACCGGGCCACCTACCGGGAGCTCGCCCGCGCGCACGGGACCTACGTCTTCGAGGACCTGCTGCTCGAGTGGGACCCCGTCTACGGGGCGCCCCGGGACCCGGGCGTGGTGCGGATCCTCCCGACCAGCTTCCGGCCGACCGAGAGCCTGGCGCAGGCCCTCGCCCGCCTCGGCCGGCAGGCGGTGTCCGCCGTCCTGGAGGGCGCCGAGCTCCTCGTCCTGGACGACACCGAGTGCTTCCGGGACGAGAACCTCTGGATCGACCCCCACCTGGCGGTGTCCACGGTGGACCTGGCCCTGAAGCGCCACCCGGTCCAGGAGGGCCAGACGAACTTCCGCCGGCGGGTGAGCATCGTCCTGCGGAGCGGCGCCATCCGCAACCTGCACGACCTGGTGATGGCGATCGGCCTGGGCGCCGACGCCGTGAACCCCTACCTCCTCCTCGAGGTGGCGGCGCAGAGCGACCCCCGGGCGGGGATCGACAACATCCTCTCGGCCCTGCACAAGGGTCTGGAGAAGGTCATCTCCACCCTTGGCATCCACGAGCTGCGGGGATACGCCCGCCTCTTCAGCAGCATCGGGCTGAAGCCGGAGGTCGCGAAGTACTTCGACACGGTGAACTACTGCGGGTCGGAGCACGGCGGCCTGGGGCTTGCCCGGCTCAAGGCGGACGCGGCCGAGCGGTACGCCATCGCCAACGGCCTCGTCCCCGGCGCCCGGATGGCCCGCACGTTCCGCATCTGGCCGCGCCTCTGGAAGGCCCTGGGCGACGTGGCCGCCGGCCGCAGCCCCTACCGGGCGTACGCCCAGAAGCTCCAGGCCATCGAGCGGGAGACCCCGGTGAGCCTGCGCCACCTTCTCGACCTGCGCGAGCAGCGGCCCGTCGACCCGGCCCAGGTCGACACCACCATCGAGGACTACGCGTACCCGATCACCATCTCCGGCATGTCCTTCGGCTCCCAGGGCGAGGTGGCGTTCCGGGCCTACGCCGAGGCCGCCAAGCGGCTCGACATCGTGTGCATGAACGGCGAGGGCGGCGAGATCCCGGACATGGTCGGCCGCTACTTCAAGTGGCGGGGGCAGCAGGTCGCCTCCGGCCGCTTCGGGGTGCACGCCCGGATGCTGGCCGGCAGCCGGTTCATGGAGATCAAGATCGGTCAGGGCGCCAAGCCGGGGGAGGGCGGGCACCTGCCGGGCAAGAAGGTCACGGAGAAGGTGGCCCGGGCCCGCAACGCCGTCCCCGGGATCGACCTCATCTCGCCCTCGAACAACCACGACATCTACTCCATCGAAGACCTGGCGCAGATCGTGGAGGAGCTCCACACCGTCAACCCGCGCGGCAAGGTCGTGGTGAAGGTGCCGGTGGTGCCGGGGATCGGCACCATCGCGGTCGGGATCGCCAAGTCGGGCGCGGACGTGATCGCCCTCTGCGGTTACGACGGCGGCACCGGTGCGGCCCGCAAGCACGCCCTGCGCCACGCCGGCCTGCCGATCGAGATCGGGGTGCGGGAGGCGCACCTCGCGCTCACGGCCGCCGGCGTGCGTGGGCGGGTCGAGATCTGGGCCGACAGCGGCATGAAGAGCGGCCTGGACGTGGTGAAGCTCATCCTCCTGGGCGCCAACCGGGTGGGCTTCGGCACCCTGGCGATGGTGGCCGCGGGCTGCACGGCGTGCCGCGGCTGCCACCTCGACACCTGCCACGTGGGCATCGCCACCCAGATCGAGTCGGTGGAGGAGGCCCGGGAGCGGGGGCTCAAGCACTTCGTCCCCCGGGAGTTCGAGACGGCGGTGCAGCACCTCGTGACGGTGCTCGGCGCGATCGGCGAGGAGGTCCGGGAACTCACGGCCCGGCTCGGCTTCCAGCGTACCCAGGACATGGTGGGCCGGGCAGAACTGCTGCAGCAGGTGCGGGGGCTCGGCCAGGCGGACCTGCGGGAGCTGACCATGCCCACCCCGCTGCCGCTCGAGCTCCAGCCCGACCGGACGCGGGGCCCGGTGCGCCGGGTGACGAACCCGCTGGCGGTGGAGATCGCCGCCCTCGCCCACGTGCACGCCGGCTCCCCCGGCGCGCCGGCCCGGTCGCAGTGGAGCGGGGTCACGGCGCGGGACCGCATCCTGGGCACCGCCCTGGCGGGGGAACTCGCCCGGGGGATGCTTGCCGTGGAGGACGGCGCCGCGCCCCCGGTGGACGGCGCGCCCGCCGGCGCGGAGCTGGGTCCGAAGGCGGAGATCCTTCTGGAGGAAGGCTCGCTGGCGGGCCACGGGCTTGGCGCCTTCAACCTGGACGGCATGCGGCTCGTGGTCCGGGGCGGCGCCCAGGACGGCGTCGGCAAGGGTATGCTCGGCGGCGAGGTGATCGTCCTCAAGGGGGCCAACCGGCACGGCAAGCTGGTGGGCGGCTCCGTGGGCAAGAGCTTCGCCTACGGCGCGCAGGGCGGTCTGCTGATCGTGCAGGGCGATGCGGACGCCCGCTGCGGAATCCGCCTGTCGGGCGCCGACGTGATCATCGGCGGGCGGCTGCGAGGGCCGATCGACGACTCCCTGGGGCTCCTGGCGGAACGGGCAAACCTCAAGGGGTTCGCCTTCGAGTACATGACCCGGGGGCGGGCCGTGGTCCTGGGCGATCCCGGCCCGTGGCTGTGCTCCGGCATGACCGGCGGCGTGGTCTACGTGCTCCTGCAGCCCGAGCTGGGCCTCGACGAGGCGGCCATCCGCCGGCGCCTCGCCAAGGGTGCCCGAGTGAACCTGGCGCCCCCCGGCAGCCGGGGCAAGAAGGACCTCACCGAGCTGCTCGGGATCTACCACCAGGTGCTCCTCGACAGCGGTCAGAGCGAGGAGGCCGCCGAGGTGCTGCAGATGATGCTGGACTGCGAGCGGCGCTTCATCGCGATCCTGCCGGTCACGCAGCAGGTGGACCCGTCCGTGGCCACGGAGTGA
- the spo0A gene encoding sporulation transcription factor Spo0A — MGGKPIRIVVVEDQPRTGETLRRLLGGQPDMQVAALVTDGAEAVPVITRERPDAVTLDLVLPHLDGLAVLERLAGLQLERRPRIVVVTALGSEAALRRALSLGADYYLLKPFRPEVLVERIRQLVRPAPEPGGLTAAGPGARRAPLSPPSPERQRLEAEVGRMIHEMGIPAHIKGHRYLREAILLLLDRDGEIGGITKEVYPAIARVHQTTPSRVERAIRHAIEVGWNRGNTEVLASLFGHSVSRERGKPTNAEFIAMVADHLRTMRVS; from the coding sequence GTGGGCGGTAAACCCATTCGGATTGTCGTGGTGGAGGATCAGCCCCGGACGGGGGAGACGCTCAGGCGCCTGTTGGGTGGCCAGCCGGACATGCAGGTGGCGGCGCTCGTCACGGACGGGGCGGAGGCCGTACCGGTCATCACCCGGGAGCGGCCCGACGCCGTGACGCTGGATCTCGTGCTGCCCCACCTGGACGGGCTGGCCGTGCTCGAACGCCTGGCCGGCCTCCAGCTCGAACGGAGGCCCCGCATCGTGGTGGTCACCGCGCTGGGGAGCGAGGCGGCCCTGCGCCGCGCGCTGAGCCTGGGGGCCGACTACTACCTGCTCAAGCCGTTCCGACCGGAGGTCCTGGTCGAGCGGATCCGCCAGCTCGTGCGCCCGGCGCCCGAGCCGGGCGGCTTGACGGCCGCGGGGCCGGGGGCCCGGAGAGCGCCCCTCTCGCCGCCGTCGCCCGAGCGGCAGCGCCTCGAGGCGGAGGTAGGGCGGATGATCCACGAGATGGGGATCCCGGCCCACATCAAGGGGCACCGGTACCTGCGGGAAGCCATCCTGCTTCTCCTCGACCGGGACGGGGAGATCGGAGGCATCACGAAGGAGGTGTACCCGGCGATCGCCCGGGTGCACCAGACGACCCCGAGCCGGGTGGAGCGGGCGATCCGCCACGCCATCGAGGTGGGCTGGAACCGGGGCAACACCGAGGTCCTGGCGAGCCTCTTCGGCCACAGCGTGAGCCGGGAGCGGGGCAAGCCCACCAACGCGGAGTTCATCGCCATGGTGGCGGATCACCTTAGAACCATGCGGGTTTCGTGA
- a CDS encoding NAD(+)/NADH kinase has translation MDVIGIVCNAAKPAAVEVARTLVRELDARGLRVVLTPEAAAAVGAPDRSRPFPGGWHGVDLAIVLGGDGTLLRAAKAASPLGLPVLGVNTGHLGFLTEMEASELLPSLDGILSGDWQVEERMMLRARVMRGGQEAMGGEALNDAVIARGTLARMVHFTARVGAIPVADYAADGVIIATPTGSTAYSLSAGGPILHPGLSVLLITPICPHTFNARSLVVPGGEAVTVELHDPGEVLLQLDGQTAGPLLPGDEVVVERAPQVARLVRRSPFRFYDVLRRKLAEPQRIIGTSFGG, from the coding sequence GTGGACGTGATCGGGATCGTGTGCAACGCTGCCAAGCCGGCGGCGGTCGAGGTCGCCCGGACCCTCGTGCGCGAGCTGGACGCCCGGGGGCTGCGGGTGGTACTGACCCCGGAGGCGGCGGCCGCCGTGGGGGCTCCCGACCGCAGCCGTCCCTTCCCGGGCGGATGGCACGGGGTGGACCTGGCGATCGTCCTCGGCGGGGACGGCACGCTCCTGCGGGCCGCCAAGGCGGCGTCCCCCCTGGGCTTGCCGGTCCTGGGGGTGAACACGGGCCACCTCGGCTTCCTGACCGAGATGGAAGCCAGCGAGCTCCTGCCCTCGCTGGACGGGATCCTCTCGGGAGACTGGCAGGTGGAGGAGCGCATGATGCTCCGGGCCCGGGTGATGCGGGGCGGGCAGGAGGCGATGGGCGGCGAGGCCCTGAACGACGCCGTCATCGCCCGGGGCACGCTGGCGCGCATGGTCCACTTCACCGCCCGGGTCGGCGCGATCCCGGTCGCCGACTACGCGGCGGACGGCGTGATCATCGCCACGCCCACCGGCTCGACCGCATACTCGCTCTCGGCTGGCGGCCCGATCCTCCACCCCGGCCTCTCCGTTCTCCTCATCACCCCGATCTGCCCGCACACCTTCAACGCCCGCTCGCTGGTGGTCCCGGGCGGTGAGGCGGTCACCGTCGAGCTCCACGACCCCGGCGAGGTGCTCCTGCAGCTCGACGGCCAGACCGCCGGCCCCCTCCTGCCCGGCGACGAGGTGGTGGTCGAGCGGGCCCCGCAGGTCGCCCGCCTGGTGCGGCGAAGCCCGTTCCGCTTCTACGACGTGCTCCGGCGCAAGCTCGCCGAGCCGCAGCGGATCATCGGCACGTCCTTCGGGGGTTAG
- the argR gene encoding arginine repressor, which produces MKARRQAKILELIKNHAIETQEELAARLTREGIPVTQATISRDIKELHLRKVPAGNGRYRYALPDDGTPGSWDKRRRILQESVLSVDHSENIIVIRALQGTAPTVAYAIDHLAWKEVIGTVAGEDTVLAIVRPKEAAPEVVERFRALIR; this is translated from the coding sequence ATGAAGGCCCGCCGGCAGGCCAAGATCCTCGAGCTGATCAAGAACCACGCCATCGAAACCCAGGAAGAGCTGGCGGCGCGGCTGACCCGGGAGGGGATCCCGGTCACGCAGGCGACGATCTCGCGGGACATCAAGGAACTGCACCTGCGGAAGGTCCCTGCCGGGAACGGACGGTACCGCTACGCCCTGCCGGACGACGGCACCCCGGGCAGCTGGGACAAGCGCCGCCGGATCCTGCAGGAGTCGGTGCTGTCCGTCGATCACTCCGAGAACATCATCGTGATCCGGGCCCTCCAGGGTACCGCGCCCACGGTGGCGTACGCGATCGACCACCTCGCCTGGAAGGAGGTCATCGGGACGGTGGCCGGGGAGGACACGGTCCTGGCCATCGTGCGGCCGAAGGAGGCCGCCCCGGAGGTGGTCGAGCGCTTCCGCGCGCTGATCCGCTGA
- the mobA gene encoding molybdenum cofactor guanylyltransferase has product MARLQACGVIMAGGRSTRMGRNKALLPVGGRRLVEHVADLFRDLFEQVLVSTNEPETYAFLGLPAVADRIPGSGPLGGIEAGLKASRFRAAFFAACDMPLLNRDLIAYLVSLAADHDAVVPRVDGQWETLHAVYTRDALPAVTAQLDSGDFKVARFFPRVRVRAVEEAELARFGPPRRLFFNCNTPQEYEEALRLFGAGPEPPEG; this is encoded by the coding sequence GTGGCCAGACTGCAAGCGTGCGGCGTGATCATGGCCGGCGGACGGTCGACCCGGATGGGCCGGAACAAGGCGCTCCTCCCGGTCGGCGGCCGGCGTCTGGTCGAACATGTCGCGGATCTCTTCCGGGACCTCTTCGAGCAGGTCCTCGTCAGCACCAACGAGCCCGAGACGTATGCCTTTCTCGGCCTGCCGGCGGTGGCCGACCGCATCCCGGGTTCCGGCCCGCTCGGCGGAATCGAGGCGGGCCTCAAGGCGAGCCGCTTCCGCGCCGCCTTCTTCGCCGCCTGCGACATGCCGCTGCTGAACCGGGACCTGATCGCCTACCTCGTGTCGCTGGCGGCGGACCACGACGCCGTCGTGCCCCGGGTGGACGGCCAGTGGGAGACCCTGCACGCCGTGTACACGCGGGACGCGCTGCCCGCGGTCACCGCGCAGCTCGACTCGGGCGATTTCAAGGTGGCACGGTTCTTCCCCCGCGTGCGCGTGCGGGCCGTGGAGGAGGCCGAACTGGCCCGGTTCGGTCCCCCCCGCCGCCTCTTCTTCAACTGCAACACGCCGCAGGAGTACGAGGAGGCCCTGCGCCTCTTCGGCGCAGGGCCCGAACCACCCGAAGGCTAG
- the spoIVB gene encoding SpoIVB peptidase: MATVTTRARVPGAARLLGLALILALVASLPAWAVARLPAHLRLVQGEGQQFRLPLPVPVTVRSTRGAVVETGAGDGPLRLASAVNLSPLRLGQEQLDFRLFGWIPFRRVTVDVIPPLRLVPGGHSIGVVMRSDGVLVVGFGRLTTADGRTVQPGRDAGIQVGDVIVRVGGVPVEDQEHVSRLVQAAGEAGRPVELTVSRQGRLLGRTVVPVRDASSGRFRLGLYVQDGAAGVGTLTFYDPDTGRFGALGHVVASPETGQPIAMREGHILAASVMSVHEGRRGEPGEKVATLVGEGRWLGVIERNTPYGIFGRMQELPGNPLFPEPVPVAVATQVHEGAAEIVTVLSGQRLERFSAEILRVNRSPGAAGKNLVIRITDPRLLARTRGIVQGMSGSPILQDGRLVGAVTHVFVSDPSRGYGVLLEWMLQEAGLLDGGQQRAGSGGFAPRAAAA, from the coding sequence GTGGCGACGGTGACTACCCGGGCCAGAGTGCCGGGGGCCGCAAGGCTGCTCGGTCTCGCTCTGATCCTCGCGCTGGTGGCAAGCCTCCCCGCCTGGGCCGTCGCCAGACTGCCGGCGCACCTGCGCCTGGTACAGGGAGAGGGTCAGCAGTTCCGCCTGCCCCTCCCGGTGCCGGTGACGGTGCGGTCCACCCGGGGCGCCGTGGTGGAGACCGGCGCGGGAGACGGCCCGCTCCGGCTGGCGAGTGCCGTGAACCTTTCCCCGCTCCGGTTGGGGCAGGAGCAGCTCGACTTCCGACTTTTCGGCTGGATTCCCTTCCGCCGGGTCACGGTCGACGTGATCCCGCCCCTGCGGCTCGTCCCCGGCGGGCATTCCATCGGCGTGGTGATGCGGTCCGACGGGGTGCTCGTCGTGGGATTCGGTCGCCTCACCACCGCGGACGGGCGCACGGTGCAGCCTGGCCGCGACGCCGGGATCCAGGTGGGTGACGTCATCGTCCGGGTGGGGGGAGTCCCCGTCGAGGACCAGGAGCACGTGAGCCGTCTCGTGCAGGCGGCCGGCGAGGCAGGCAGGCCCGTCGAGCTGACCGTGAGCCGGCAGGGGCGCCTGCTCGGGCGCACGGTGGTGCCCGTCCGGGACGCGTCGTCCGGCCGGTTCCGGCTGGGCCTGTACGTTCAGGACGGGGCCGCCGGGGTCGGCACCCTGACCTTCTACGATCCGGACACGGGGCGCTTCGGTGCGCTGGGCCACGTGGTGGCCAGCCCGGAGACCGGTCAGCCCATCGCCATGCGTGAGGGGCACATCCTCGCCGCCTCCGTGATGTCCGTGCACGAGGGGCGTCGGGGCGAGCCGGGCGAGAAGGTGGCCACTCTCGTGGGGGAAGGCCGGTGGCTGGGGGTCATCGAGCGGAACACGCCGTACGGCATCTTCGGGCGGATGCAAGAGCTCCCCGGCAACCCGCTGTTCCCCGAGCCGGTGCCGGTGGCGGTGGCCACCCAGGTCCACGAGGGTGCCGCCGAGATCGTCACCGTGCTGAGCGGGCAGCGCCTCGAGCGCTTCTCCGCCGAGATCCTGCGGGTGAACCGCTCGCCCGGGGCGGCGGGGAAGAACCTCGTCATCCGGATCACGGACCCGCGGCTACTGGCCAGGACCCGGGGGATCGTCCAGGGGATGTCGGGGTCCCCGATCCTCCAGGACGGGCGTCTCGTCGGGGCCGTGACGCACGTCTTCGTGAGCGACCCCTCGCGGGGTTACGGCGTGCTCCTGGAGTGGATGCTGCAGGAGGCGGGTCTTCTGGACGGAGGGCAGCAGCGGGCCGGCTCCGGGGGCTTTGCCCCCCGGGCCGCCGCGGCCTGA